One genomic segment of Thermoanaerobaculia bacterium includes these proteins:
- a CDS encoding ribosomal protein S19 family protein, whose product MARSIKKGPFLDDHLKKKIDVLNESREKKVVKTWS is encoded by the coding sequence ATGGCTCGCTCGATCAAAAAAGGCCCGTTCCTCGACGACCACCTGAAGAAGAAGATCGACGTGTTGAACGAGTCGCGCGAGAAGAAGGTCGTCAAGACCTGGTC